The DNA region catccgGTTACGGATgacgttggatcagtaataaggcactcaactctacatctaggatccatagtggtttcaggtcgaagagtggtatacactattatcaccatgagaataacttatgacactttgcataactttctatatagtattctcatagcgggtcaatccggtataaatattactcctaatattcatatctatgtttaagacttgataactctttatccatgatccatgagatgtgatcatcaatctacaaacataatagtcttaatgctttaatgttatcccacttcacattaaagctcgactacggatactttaagaatagtgcccttatgtttaatgtgttctcatgattaagtcacaattaatacattaaacggactatctattctagggactttattaattaaccataataaagaaaatgccttttattattaataaataattcgatacaagtaccaaaagtattggcctctagggcttacaccaacaatgtAGTTCATTCCcttaactgaccacctagatcgaaaagattgaaaatatattagttatagttagttgtagtataaagtctaacaaattagaagatttaagataaacttactttgttgcgTAGAAGAATGTGAATGGCTTCTCGTTGACCGGAgcgagtgacgacattcttgaccaaccccatgcttgtagcaaataggcgcaagaataaaacgtacaagtattttttttgtggcatttttacacaatggactatatagatgggacaaaacaagtgaaccccaactatatgtgcctactttatttatgtttcgtaacaacgacaaatacataatatttaccgtataTCAAGGAGACATTCTTTGGCACAATGAAATAAGacgaagaaagaaaaagggttgcccaaacaacacccgtattcgaaccgaaatgaATACGGCAAACAAAATGGTTATGttatgtagttcatgtcgccAGCCCGATCATAATCGTACTAACTATCTcagtgttggaacaagcacaacaaaataattttaattgtaactcttttcctttatattaaaaacaacattaATTTCATATGATAAGTAGAACAAATACAAtaattaaacaacaacacaagaaactacaacaaataaaataccttcacaaacaaatacaacacataaacaacataactatgcgattacaaccatcaaaacacTTTTGTGAGAAATATATATCATCAtgtgaacgtctctgtcagtTTTAACATCCATCCAAAAACAAACTTCTCTATTTTGGTTAAACGTGGtatcaagccattgaattcttctgATCCTTTCACCATCTGCGATATCGACATCTAACCAACAGTTCAAGGTCTTGTTATGATGTTCGAACGTATCTACATTCCAAAGTCGGATCTTCATCGAAGGTTGCactgctgaaaagattaaatcgacatttctcttgtgaatataaggaCACAAGTATGAATATGTAGAcattttaaataaaattgaaggagattgaaggaaaatggaaggagagggtaagaagttgtgtgaaaaattatgggagggtgttgtggtatttatagatgaatgGTGAAGTGGTAGCCACATGCATTGGCATACACATAGAGTGCATTATGCATGCACCATTGCATGTGACGCCTACACATGACCTACACATACATGCGCCATTGCATGTGGCATTTTCACATGCATACGCCATTACATGTGGCGCCAATGAATACCATTTTCGTTGGATGCACCCATGCAACTGGCGCCTAGgttaaatatttttaaaaaaacaattattttgataaatatttttaaaaaataattattttagaattttaattgaaaaaaataattattttaaatttaaaaaaaatgattttagAGAGATAGGCATCAAACCAAAAAAATCTAATCAAAGTAGAATAATTGTTATATTTTTTACACATTATTAATTATTTGGAGAAATTTTTAACTTTCCAAAATAAAACCCCTCCAACTTAGATTTTTAACAATTATTTTATTGTCATTCTACGCAAAAGTTAACATATTTTTATATAAAATTTAATGGAAATACCAATTACACAAACGGAATGTTTTTAAAAGACGACCATGTAATATTTTTTAAGACAATAAACTaaactaaaataaaatattaaattaagaTGCTTTATTTTTCTTTACTTTACTCACACCCATACTTAATTAATCGTTATTTGCTGTAGCTAATGAACCCGCAATTAAGAGAATCTATTGAAAGCTATTAGTTGATCATCAACTTACTTTTACATctcaacaacaatattaaaaatAATTGATCATTCtaattttataatattaatatttaatatattatatgtTAAACTTATAAATAAAAAACTTACCACTatacaatatttttattatattaatttaaaacataatttctatatataattttaattattaaaaaatcaatttaaattaAATCAGACTAAATTAGACCGACTCAGATTCGTATATATATCTTATCAGGTCAAATTCAACATTTTACAGCTTAAATGTTCTTAAAATTTGAAAACACTAGACATCATTGTAGTTGCTAATAGGCAACCTAAAATAGGTTTTAATTTATTGCAATGAATAAGGTTAAATGTTGATCCCCAGCTATCTTACCTGCTCCTTCAAGTAGTTACCTACATCAACCAAATGTAGTAGCATGACCACTCCTTCCTAGTTACTTTCACATGGTTGCTCAAAAGTGGGTTTCATAAGTGACAAACAATAGATCTAATCTTGCATCCTAAAAATGTGTACCACTACAGGTTGCTACTGCTACTTAATTAGCAACCCAATAAACCTAACCGTATACAGTGATTTcagattaatatatatatatatatatatatatatatatatatatatatatatatatatatatatatatatatatatatatattatatatatatatatatatattcatcaATAATAAACCATCTTATGATGATCATGGAGAATTTATCCTAAATCTCATCTAATCATCACATCACAGTAACATAAAAACAAAATTATTATTCCATAAATGTCAATGGAATTTTGCCTATACTTCATCTGGCATCCATGACGCTGGTGGAAGGGTAAACACCAACGCCATGGATAAATTAATCTCATTGCTTCGAAATTGAAATCTCTTAACAAATTCTTCATGTTAGTACGATCGTTCCCCAACACTCCGCGTATTTCAAATTCTCACGATGTTggtttttcaatttttaaatttttttctcGCACCTTAGCTAAGTCCCTCAAATTAGAATTTATTTTATCCAAAAATATCTCAATTGGACTCCGCACCCTCTCTAATTCTGATAATTTctcaaattttattttattttataaaattatatTTCCCAAATACATGTAACActtttatttgatttaaataaaaattgcacttaaataaatatataataaagatttataatattataaattatttttaataattttaattacTTTAATTATTactaaataattaaaattatctaattatctttaataatttaaataaatcTTATTTTATTTCTTCACTCTCAAACTCTATATTCTCAGTTATTATTAAATTACTAAAATATCTCTAATTctttcaaaatatcaaaataaaataactattttaaaataatttaaataaatcAAACAATAGACAAATAAACACTCcaataattaaattaaatattaatttaaagtCTGATTGTTATACTATACATTTTTTTTAAGTTTTACTATTTAGTGAATAATTTATTTTACGTGTATagttatattttaattatttattttattggCATGTTTTAGTTACGTGTTTATATTTttctaatttaattatttattttataaataattattTTGATGAATTATACTACAtatatttttctgattttataaatttatttattatatttattattttattgttttaataAATCTATAAATATGAAACCATATTAATGagtattttaaataaataatattttaattatcaaaagaaaacaaatatatatatatatatatatatatatatatatatatatatatatatatatatatatatatatatatatatatatatatatatatatatatatttatgttgATTGGACAATGTATTAAAATAAAGGAGATGAAAAGAATTAATCATTGGTATAGAATTAATGAGCCATTTTGGTTCTCatagaaataaaaaaaaaaggaaattAGACCTACTTTGAACTTTACTATTAGTAATTTCCACTGCAACAATGGTTTTCACCATGGTTTACATAGATGATAGTGGAGAAAAGAAAATTTCGATTCTAAAAGCAAATCAGGTGTCGAAAAAATATTCTCAATTATATTCCAATTTTTAGTGTGTTCATTCTATCAATTAACTAGTTAAATGTATACGATCATCTTATTTTTCATCCAATATTTTATATTGTTAAATATTTCGTTTCACCGGTTGATTAACACTGCTATTTTGTTTGTGTCTTCGTAGTCGTAGCTCTGCAAAACCAACACCAAAACAATCGGGTGAACATAAGCTATGTATACAAATCAAATTATTAACTTGAATCGGATATTTGGAGGTTAATGATGAATAAGTGTGATGTACCAAAGTCAAAAAGTTTAAATGGCCGAAACTATGGTAGTAAGAAATGAAAGGCTAATTAAGGACATTATGTGATAAAGGGATGATTGGAATACCATGACTCAACGTATTATACAAGGCACACATGTTGTGTGCCCATAAATAAATGCTTCTATTTTCATGTCCCACCAACTCCTCAATCCACGCATAACTACTCGCTATAGACTTTTACCCATCTTCATGTCCTTTTCATTCATTCTACACTATTCTTGCAATTTTCCAACTTTTGGTTCAAATATGTTAAgacaaaatgaaacatggattCTCAATAATATTTCATTATTTTACTGTTAATTTTTCATCATTTACTATGATTTAAAACACACAAAAAATGGATGGACTTGGTACTCCTATAATTTTAGACATCCTTTGATAGCACCATTAATATATTTTGGTATGATACATTATGGGCCCGTTGGATATGAATGTAAAATTGGACTATGAATGCAATGGTTGTGTCATAATCTAGGATGCAACTACCCTAATTAAATATGGCTTTGCTTGCAACAAAGGAAAACTTAAATACCCTAATTAAATGTTTAGCTATCTTTTGGATAGAGCTAACAAAGAGCTATGAATCTAATAACTAAGCTTTTCTACAATATTAGAAATTCAATTAGAATAATGTGGATTTCCATAGGAAACAAGTAACCTATTTTGTTAATCTGATTTTGATATACTAGTAAAAAGAAATAACCATTTTAATAGAACAATAATCCCCATCTAAAATGACTAAAGAAAACAAAACTGATAATTTAATTTGCTATAATTGTAAAGTTTATTTGTGTTGTTCCGTTAAATCGATTCGGTTTAGTAATTATATAAAGACATCAGATATAAAAATGTGAATTCAAACCCGCGACATCTCACCcgattaaaaaataaaaaaaaataattattaatcATTCTAATGAATAGATTCAAACCCGCGACATCTCACCCGTTTATCAACTTGTTAGTTATAAGCTATTAACTTATGAGTCAAATTTATATAAGTAAAAGTAACTCTTGTAGAGGGACCACAATCAACCAACTTAACTCCATTGATTTGCACAATTTCACACCTAATGAGTGGAAAAAATTTAAAGAGATGAAGAAATTGCTCTATAAAAAGACATTGAGGCACTCACACTTTTGCATCACCAAACCTACTCCAAAAAACCAAACCCATCTTCCCTCTTCCACTATGTCTCCATCATCAAACTACATTTCCTTCCTTCTCTTCACAACCCTCTTGCTACCTCTTCAAGCCATAGCTAGAGATAGTGAATTCTTCAGCAAAGTCACTCATTTCAACAAAGAAACACTAAGTCCCAACAAAGAAGAATCACCAACAGTCACAAACAAACCAGAAGAGCAACAACCATCTTTCATCCCTCAAACTGAAAACAGCTATGGCTTATATGGCCATGAATCCGATCACCTTCCAACAAACACCGCCGCAACAAACTCCGAGTTCGAAAACAACAACAAGTACTACAACAACGATGCCTATAACACAAAGTACTACAACAAGGATCCTTTTGGAAATAACCAAAATGAGTTGAGTGACACAAAGTACAATGGAGAAGGTTACAATTACAACTCCATGATGGAAAAACAAAACAACAATGAAAGACCACTCTACAACAACAATAATTATTACAATGGTGAGAAACAAGGGATGAGTGACACAAGATTCTTGGAAGGTGGAAAATATTTCCATGATATTAACAATGAGAAATACAATCCAACAATGTATGGCGATTCATATTCTAAAGGAGTTAGCACAAATAATTGGTACAACAACCGAGGTAACAGCTATAACTCTAACAACAATGGTAACAACAATGGTTACAACAATGAATACTACCAGAATAACCATGGCAACTACAATGGTTATAAGAACCAAGAGGTGAATCAGTTTGAAGATGAACAAAATGAGTTTGAGCCATGAGAATTTGGTTTGGGATCATTAGCAAAATGAAGAATTCATTTTACTTTTGAAGTGTTTCTTGTGTGGGCTTTTTCTATGTTTTACTGtgctaatttggattaaaaaAACAGATTAAAGAATATATAAGTTAATTAATTATATTATGAaagttttttgttttgtttttacATTAGTTGTATTTCTATATACTGTCTTGTTTCTGTTATTGAAATGTTTTATTTTGAAGTACAAGATTAATTtgtttgttttttctttcttatggtttccttttcttttttatttatttattaaattgTAGTTTTTTTCTTAAATAAAGAAAAATATGGTAGAATTTTAAGATAATTTCTTCAACTTTTTTTAGTCTCTCCTTAAGTTGCGGTGCTTAATTTTCTGTTGCATGATGTTATTGGACAAATTGTGTTGTGTGGGAACATATATTACTATATTTTTGTCTACAATGTCCCCATTTGACTTGAAAATCTGGGTCTACCAGGATAGACTATGGGGGTACTTTTTGGACCATTAATTGATACTGCTCACTCATTAAATAATTATAAGATGTTTTAAGAAAATTATATCTCTTTTAAATATAAACTCTTTATAGTTTTTTAGATGTAactttttttatataaaatatatattatatttatacttCATTTGTCTCTGATTATTATAAAATCTATATGTTGACTATGCAATTATGTTTTAACTCAAATTAAACTATTAGGATCCGAAAGAGAAAGTGAGAAGATGAATTTTCAAAGAGTTaggttatatatatatatatgaatgGATTTGTAACCTAGAGCACCTAATACCTTCATCAATTAAAAGCCATATCTCACTGTCACCAAATGCTTTGGAATAGTCATCGATGATTCTTGAAATTTGTGGATATGGAGACCCCATTTCATGAATTACCATTATTTTGGTGGACTACTTGTGGTACTCATCTTATGACATAGAGGAAAGTTCTAACTCCTATGTGTTATAGGGTGGATTTTGATGTGCACAAATTATATTACTTTCTTCAATGAAAAAATTTAGCATCTACTTCCACAATCTCAGTTGCAAAATTCCAACTTCTGAAACTCAATCTTCCACTAGCTCTCGTTGGAATTAACTTCGACTAAAACCGATGTTTTGAGTCGGTCATTTTCTTCTAAGATCCACCACCTTGAGATAACTCATTCCGGGTCACAACCTTCAACTTACTACTCAGCCGCGTTTTTAGAATCTTTTGCTCACTAAAGGATTACCATGTACTCCGTTGCATCTTTTACTCACTAAAGGATTACCATATACTTCGTTGTAAGAGATTTACGCCTCAAACACATCCAACGATCATCTGTCTTCCACGTCTGAAAGATGACGATATCGTTATTCCTCCCCCATATATGGGGAATGACGCCATTTCGACTAATAAGTTAAAAACACAATTTGAATACTCTCTACTCTTTCTCATACTGACAGAGCGTCGGATTGCTAACCTTGTAATTATATCTCCTTTCCATCGCATCAAAAGCCATACTCTACCGCAACTTCCACACTTATATCTATTTCTAGTGCCATAACGGAACAATGGTGCCGTCTGTGGGAATCGACTTTTGATTCTTGCTTTTTTATCAAGAACAACTCATTCTTGGCCTCAAGAAAGATCTCTACTAGAGACGAATCAAGCATAAGTGGTAATGTCTGAGAAGATGATCGAAAAACCTTATTTTGGTTCAGGTTCGGTCTTTCACACATTATCGTCGATTGACACATTTCAAAACGCCACCTCGTCCAATGATTCACCATTATCTGATTGTTCCTTACAAGACGCAAATTCAGGGATCCAACAAGTTTATAGGCTAGAGTTAGGATTCCTGGATAGAGAAAAGATCAACATAATCACAAACTTTGAGTTGCCAGTAATCATTGTGACCGTTATTGTTGATCAAGCCTTGACATGATTCCTAGTAGATGAAGGAAGCTCCTGTAATGTCCTTAATGAATACATTTTGGAATTGATGAATCTTAAGCATACAGACCTGAACTCGTTCAACTAGGAAGACTTGTTAGCTTTCAACGACTCGGTTACTCGTCCTTGTGGAGCGATAAATCTGACATTATCGATTAGAGAAGGACACGTCAGAGGAAAGTTACTCTCACGTTCCTCATAATATAGTGTAGATTTACGAGAGGCAAGAATTATCAAGAGAATAATCCACGAGGATgtcatgttggtgtaagccctagaggccaatacttttggtacttgtatcgaattatttattaataataaaaggctttttctttattatgtttgtttaataaagtccctagaatagctagtccgtttaatgtatcaagtgtgacttaatcatgagatctcattaaacataaggacactattcttaaagtatccgtagtcgagctttgttgtgaagtgggataacatcaaagcattaagactattatgtatatagactgatgatcacatctcatggatcatggataaggagttatcaagtcttaaacataagtatgaatattgagagtaatatttatactggattgacccgctatgagaatactatatagaatgttatgctaagtgtcataagttattctcatggtgataatggtgcataccaccctttgacctgaaaccactatgtagCCTAGATGTATAGTagagtgccttattgttgatcaaacattgtcagtaactagatgaccataaagacggttgatgggtactccacgaagcatgctgagggacatgagtgacctagatggaatttgcccatcctgcgtaacaggataaatgtctacgggcccaatattgaactggacaaggatgacacggtctatgtctagtgttcaatatagacataagggcaaaaaggtaattatatacataaatattatcacaaaaggatttgtcagatcacatgacattttcgtgtcttgggtagcagtgatgtgttgctagataccgctcattgtttatcatgttaaatacgtgatttaatataattgctaatgtcgcgaaaacctacagggtcacatacaaaatgacggattgatgagagatagagtaactaaggaacaccgtaaggtacggtgaacttaagtgaattatagaacattgtaaggtacgacgtacttaagtagaatacgaaatatggtaaggtaccacacgcttaagtggTTTTGccatatcataagatatgggccacatacacttaagtgggatttttagcttgcatcccacacaagtggttctataaatagaacccttatgcagaagcatttgtgcagttgtaatttcgtttctctctctcactcaaagccttcattcatagcagctagcactgagattgaaggaatctaTTCATGTGGACcgagtagaggcgttgtcaccattcaacgcctgtgatcactccgtagatctgcatcaaaggtttcaatcgccacaagaggtagcgattctatcactgatcatgcatattcgtaaggatcactaacggagaaattttttaaattccgctgcattttggaaCGCTCTTCTCCTTCATGTCATACCATCAAAGTCAAGAGGCAATATTGAATTCGACCTCGACGAGCACAAAATGAAGTCAGACCTACCCCAGACGGCGAGTTCGAGTATGTGCAACTAGGAGATAATCTGGCCAAGTCGGTTAAGATCGGGTCGGAGCTTCCCCCCGAGGTAAGGTTCATATTAATCAAGTTCCTCCAAGAAAGCGTCAACATCTTCTCTATCTCTCCGCATGAAATACACGATATTGATCCCTAAATGGCCTGCCATCAGTTGAACCTAGTCATCGATGTCTGATACATGTCCCAACGTCGGAGAAAACAATCCCCTAAAAAGGTCAAGCCCACCAAAAACACAGTGATATGTCACTTAGATGCCAAGTTTTTTTTGAAAACAAGGTATACCAAATGGTTATCTAATTTGGTTCTAGTCAAGAAAGCCTCAGGCATATGgaggatgtgtgtcgattacaCTAACCTCAATCGAGCATGTCCAAAAGATTCATAACCACTTTCAAAAAACGACCAACTTGTCGATAATTCGGCCGACCATTTATTATTATCCTTCATGGACGCATACTCCAGACACAATCAAATGCCGATGTTCGGACCCGACCTGGTGAAAACGGTGTTCACTATCGAGCAAGCCAATTATCAGTACAATGTCATTCCATCCGGACTGAAGAACGTGAAGTTGCTTGAGTTAATCATTAATTTCTCTATTTAAACCCATAATGAACTCACTTATCACATAATATGCAACTTCTTCTCACAACCCACACTTGAAAGTTTTTCATCTTCcaaactctctctctctccaaACCTTAAACCTCAATCATGGTTGAccaacaacatcaataacaagAGCTAATACAATAACAAAAAGGTAAACAAAAGGAAGCTACTATGATGGAAGGCATCCTTAATATTTATTTATCTACTTCAGTGAATAAGTTagaggttctttgtgaatctaTTGTAGATTTTGAAAATCTAAAACAAAATGGGTTTGACCTCTCTAGCGATGTTGCAACCTAGAGATTGGAAGTTTACTTTAACAGGTTGAAGAGACCAAATCATGCATTAGTAAAAGATTTTTGGATTTATGCTGAAACTGCAGATGTCCAGGTCTTCTCTAGTGTTATGGGTCAGAAGATTCAAATTTTTGAGAAATCCATAGCCAAGCTACTGAACCATGATGAGTCTGGAAAGAGATGTTATCAAATGTTAAAAAAGGAGGGGAAATGAATGAAATTGTAGCTACCATATTCTAAAATGGATCAAATTCAGGCGTCAAGAATCTTAAATCTAATTCAAGGATTTAGGCTAAGATTCTCTTGGGATGCATTCATCATCGTCCTGCTGGGAACTTTACTGACTACATTAACGCTGACCAGAAATACATGTTGTACTATCTGGCCAAAGGTGTCAAGATGAATCTTACTTCCACCTTGTTTAAATACTTGAGGGAGATGGTCAAATAAATAAGGAGTTTATGAAGCAAACCTA from Lathyrus oleraceus cultivar Zhongwan6 chromosome 1, CAAS_Psat_ZW6_1.0, whole genome shotgun sequence includes:
- the LOC127081791 gene encoding protein E6; the protein is MSPSSNYISFLLFTTLLLPLQAIARDSEFFSKVTHFNKETLSPNKEESPTVTNKPEEQQPSFIPQTENSYGLYGHESDHLPTNTAATNSEFENNNKYYNNDAYNTKYYNKDPFGNNQNELSDTKYNGEGYNYNSMMEKQNNNERPLYNNNNYYNGEKQGMSDTRFLEGGKYFHDINNEKYNPTMYGDSYSKGVSTNNWYNNRGNSYNSNNNGNNNGYNNEYYQNNHGNYNGYKNQEVNQFEDEQNEFEP